The DNA window GCTTTTGATTGATCTTCAGCGCATCTTTAGGTGCGATATTATTCCATTTAGCCAAACTTTTGTAGTCAACTTTATAGGCCCGTGAAATATCCCATAAGTTATCCCCTGATTGCACCTTATGCACAACTTTAAAACGGCCTGCTGGTTTTTCTTGGCGGCGCGAGATACGTGATGATTCGCTAAATTTATAATAATCGAGTTCTTTCGCTGCCATTGGGATGAGTAAAGCTTGGCCAATTTTGATCATGTTGCTGTTTAGATTATTAACCGAGGCAATGATTTTAGTTGAAGTATTATAGTTTTGCGCAATCTCGCTTAGACTATCGCCTGACTTCACTTTATAGCGAACCCAGTTTAGACGACCTTTTGCGTCCGTTCTTGCTAATGCAGTTTTAAATTTTTCTACATTACCATTAGGAATTAACAACGTATGTGGTCCATCTGGCGCTGTTGCCCATTGGTTGAAACCTGGATTAAGACGTTGTAGCTGAGCGACTTCCATGCCAGCTAAATCAGCTGCAAGCGCTAAATCTATTTGGCTGTCAACGTCAACTTGCTGAATTGCAGGCTCGTTATCAATTACAGGCAGTGTGACATTGTATTTTTCTGGGTTCTGTAAAATATCAGCAAGTGCTAATAATTTTGGAACGTATGCCTCTGTTTCTTTTGGCAGAGACAGGGACCAGAAATCAGTCGGTAGACCGGATTTTTGGTTACGCTTAATAGAACGCCCTACGCGACCTTCACCGGAATTGTAAGAGGCAAGAGCATGCAGCCAGTCGCCTTTGAATCGGCGGTTCAGGTATTCCATATAGGTTAATGCGGCGCTGGTTGATGCCAGTACATCACGACGGCCATCGTACCACCAGTTTTGTTCGAGGCCGAAACGTTTCGCTGTACCAGGAACGAATTGCCACATACCCGATGCACTGCCGTGTGAGTAGGCAAAGGGGTCAAATGCACTTTCGACGACTGGTAATAGCGCTAGTTCTAGCGGTAAGTTACGACGTTCGAGTTCTTCAACGATAAGGTATAGAAATGGTTCAGCGCGCTGTGATACTGTTTTTAAGTGCTGTGGATGCTTTAAGTACCAATTACGGTGTTTTGCAATACGCGCATTATCGGGAATAGGAATGAGCATTTGTTCAGAAATGCGAACCCAAACATTATCAATAGGTTCGACGGTTATGTCTTCAGTAACAATTAGTTTCGCAATTTTCTCTTCTGTAA is part of the Moritella viscosa genome and encodes:
- the mltD gene encoding membrane-bound lytic murein transglycosylase D precursor, encoding MKFKLSIPVLILLTGCQMTPEDRSNDEQTTIKPVVAQSQEASNKKSGLDSITEEKIAKLIVTEDITVEPIDNVWVRISEQMLIPIPDNARIAKHRNWYLKHPQHLKTVSQRAEPFLYLIVEELERRNLPLELALLPVVESAFDPFAYSHGSASGMWQFVPGTAKRFGLEQNWWYDGRRDVLASTSAALTYMEYLNRRFKGDWLHALASYNSGEGRVGRSIKRNQKSGLPTDFWSLSLPKETEAYVPKLLALADILQNPEKYNVTLPVIDNEPAIQQVDVDSQIDLALAADLAGMEVAQLQRLNPGFNQWATAPDGPHTLLIPNGNVEKFKTALARTDAKGRLNWVRYKVKSGDSLSEIAQNYNTSTKIIASVNNLNSNMIKIGQALLIPMAAKELDYYKFSESSRISRRQEKPAGRFKVVHKVQSGDNLWDISRAYKVDYKSLAKWNNIAPKDALKINQKLVVWQGKKQGSANGKGIMRNITYKVRQGDSLARIANKFNVKVKDLVRWNGLANQKYIQPGQALRLYIDVTKVNT